In the Drosophila teissieri strain GT53w chromosome 3R, Prin_Dtei_1.1, whole genome shotgun sequence genome, GTTCGATAAGCGACGATACCGGGGTGgctttatatttaattaaacggaATCGAAGCCACTGTCGCATAATTCCCACATTACGTATGCGTGCTGGAAATAAACAACCTTTTTGGGCCCTCTGCGAACTTTGGAGTATTTATCATCCATTAAAACGGAATGGATGGCAGCGTGCCACGGTTCTATCCTGCTATCTATCGGACCATTGGAAAACCAACACGATAGATCATGCCAAAAGCAAAGAATCGTGACTaaattgaatcgaaattgcCCTATTACGATTTCCAGCAGATAAGAGAACCGCCTTGGATGGGCCTATTCCCTATCCAAGAAAACAGCTGGCTGGGAAGCACCCGATTCCTCGACTGATTGCACGGCAGTGTGCCAATGAGTAAGTTAGCGAGTATGTGTGATCCGTCAGTGGATTGGCATTCGAGGCAGCAGGTCTCGATACTCTATATATAGACATAGACATCATTGAACTCCAGATTGCGCAGGCAGTTTGCACTGGTTTGCTCAGTTCGAAATAGGAATAATATGTTTGACTAATCCACAGATCGATTTCTGCAATAGGATAAGTATTAAGAGCGTTCTTTAAGCACAATATTATCAAATCACTGGCCGTAGTTCGTTGCGATTCATTATGAGCtttccattttaaatactCCCATCGATAAAATCAGCGATAATGCTTTCATGGGTATAACCATTAATTCGGGATAATTCAATGTGTCATAAACATAACTACACTGGAACACAAGCTAACTTGTATTACTTAGTTATTACTATATACTTGATTAACTATATATATTGCAAATAAAGGCTGAAGAGCTCACTTCCCACGCTCTGCTTTTCCAGCAGCCAAGTACACACTTGCTTTACATAACAAAGTGTAGATTAGGACCGATTAGAGAGCCATCTCCTCAAGGTAGGGCATTCCTGGGCAAGACAAGCCCGATCCAAAGCACCTTAGACATGCCATTGGCACTCGCACCCTGCTATCTCAACTCGTCACTGATAGGGAACCATATATGGGGGCAGCCCGCTCGCGCTTTCTTGGCGATAAGGAGCCACCAATTACAAGTTGGGAAGGGAGACTCTCTCCAGAGAGGCTCTCCCTATAAATACAGCCCCCACTCGCCGGCGACGGGTAAATCCGAAATCGGCAGCAAGCAAGAGACACCTGAACAATTGAACACGGCAAACGCGGGCCGAATAAAGTGAATTCCATGCAAAAGCGAAACGGAATACAAGTGAAGTGCTATCGATACGCCAGAACAAGGGCGAAAAGCTAAAGCAGTCGCGACATCGAATCCCCAACCGAGTCGCGCCTCCACAACCAAGACCCAAGAACCGTCAAAATTACTTACTACTACCCGACGAATTCGTGCGGCGCGTGCAACCAGAGCGAGGACATCATGCTCTTATCCTACCGATGCATCTACTCGGTGCTGCTGTCCACCATAGCCAGCATTATGGTGGTGCTCAGCTCTGCATCCTCCGGCTCCATGCAGCTGCCCACCGTGCGCAAGTGCGGCGGTGGCGGCTCCACGGGAGCAGCCCACACCATGGCCATGAATTTGGCGGCCTACGGGCTGCTGGAGAACCGGATAAGCACTCTGGAAGCACCGCGACAAACGCACTGGACGAAAAAGTTCCTGGCCAAGCGGGAGGCGACTCCCCACTCGGCGCCGTACGTGGTCAGCATCCAGATGATGACACCCGATCAGGGCCTGGTCCACTACTGTGCCGGCACCATCATCAACGAGCACTGGATCCTCACGGCGGCCCACTGCCTCAGCTCTCCGCAGGCGGTGGAGAACTCGGTCATTGTGGCGGGCAGCCACGACATCCACGATCAGAAGGGCGAGGCGAGCAACATCCAAATGCGACACATCGACTACTACGTGCGACACGAGCTCTATCTCGGCGGAGTGAATCCCTACGACATCGCTCTAATCTACACCAAGGAGCCCCTGGCCTTCGACACCTATGTCCAGCCAGCCACGCTGCCGGAGCAGGATGCCCACCCCGAGGGCTATGGAACTCTGTACGGCTGGGGCAATGTCTCGATGACTGCGGTGCCCAACTATCCGCACCGCCTGCAGGAGGCCAACATGCCCATCCTGGACATGGAGCTCTGCGAACAGATCCTCGCCCGCTCCGGACTCCAACTGCACGAGACCAACCTGTGCACTGGCCCGCTGACAGGCGGCGTTAGCATCTGCACCGCCGACTCCGGCGGACCGCTGATCCAGCAGTGCTGCGAGGAGCACTTCGAGCAGGCCAACATCGTCATCGGCATCGTGTCCTGGGGCAAGATGCCCTGCGGCCAGAAGAACGCGCCCTCGGTCTTTGTCCGCGTCTCCGCCTTTACGGAGTGGATCAACCAGGTCATCAGCACGGCCACCCAGATCATGTAAGATGATCATCGGAAAGATACTATACAACTGGGGCAGATCCTCCCATGAATTAGCGCTCGAATGTGAAGATAtcgaaaaacgaaatatacaaaaaaaaacacaaaagatCGAAAAACCCAAAGAAAAATGTAGATTCTCTAGACAATCTCACTAGACTAATAAGATGAACAAATATAGAGTTATATACTGCCCCCATTCTAGTAATTTAGGACATAGACTAAGGCCCCAAAAACATGAATAAAATTGTGAATACTTAAATAGAACAAAGATCTCAactggctttttatttttagctaaTCTAACCGAGTAGGATGAGCGAAAATAGAATAAATGTGACCTATTTTACTCTCCAGTTACTTGTATTGCGTAAGAGAACTATCTTGTTTTCCTGACCAAAGTAGCTCAACAAACATGAACCAAAATAGATCGCACAACTCGCATTCCTTTAGTTTGGAATTAAATCCAATTGCGCAGattgaatttgaaaagtgCGTACAACCCAGAGCTCCTCCAATTTTGGCCCAGTCGAAAGTGATTGTGAAATAAGCTGAGGGGCAGTCGGCCTGATAAGAATTTGCGATATATTCGCTTCTGTTGCTGGGCGGGGAGCAGGCGGAGTTGTTGGGGGACGAACCCACAACTCACCTGGCGCCTTTCCACGCATTAGTCATGCTCCCGAGCAGCGTCTGGCCAAATTAAGGGGCATCGGGAGCATGTTACGACTGTCAGATTGGGATCAGTGCGACTAGATTAGCTGGGAGCTCGTAAAGAGCGCTAAATTGCGGCCATCAGCTGACTTCTGGATGATTGACTGACTGCTGGGACAGCCTGTGCGAAATGATGGCCCTGTTTTGGGTCTAGACATCTGAGATCGAGCTCGTTGAACCTTGAGTCCAACTGCTGCACTTTGAGCCCCCAGGAACTGAGTAATTGG is a window encoding:
- the LOC122619650 gene encoding lectizyme, which gives rise to MLLSYRCIYSVLLSTIASIMVVLSSASSGSMQLPTVRKCGGGGSTGAAHTMAMNLAAYGLLENRISTLEAPRQTHWTKKFLAKREATPHSAPYVVSIQMMTPDQGLVHYCAGTIINEHWILTAAHCLSSPQAVENSVIVAGSHDIHDQKGEASNIQMRHIDYYVRHELYLGGVNPYDIALIYTKEPLAFDTYVQPATLPEQDAHPEGYGTLYGWGNVSMTAVPNYPHRLQEANMPILDMELCEQILARSGLQLHETNLCTGPLTGGVSICTADSGGPLIQQCCEEHFEQANIVIGIVSWGKMPCGQKNAPSVFVRVSAFTEWINQVISTATQIM